GGCACAGGTCTGAACGGGCATCGGCTCAGACGTGCCTGACCGCCGTCAGTACCGTCTCCAGTGAGTTCACCACCGTCGTGGCGCCCGCTCCCCTGAGCAGCTTCTCCTTGCGCTCGTTACGCGCGTAGCCCAGGAAGGGCACGCCGGCTTCGCTGGCGGCCAGGAAGTCGGAGGGGGTGTCGCCGATCATCAGGGCGGTGTCGGGCGCCGATCCCATGGCCCGCAGGGCACGGTTCAGACAGTGCGGGTGGGGCTTGAGGTGGCGCAGTTCCTGGGTGCGGCCGTAGATGTGTGGTGCGAAGCAGGAGGTGAGCCCGCGGCCGTCCAGGTAAGTGGTCGCCACCCGGGGGGAGTTGTTGGTGGTGACGGCCAGCCGAAGCTTCAGTGCGACCAGTGTGCGTATCAGGGGGTCGGCCCATGCCGTGGGCATCGCCGTGGCCGTGGCCTTCAGTTCCTCCTGGGTGAGGCGTTCCTCCAGCTCCGTGACCAGGTCGCTGCCCGGGTGCCGGCGGTCCACCGCGCGCAGCACGACATGCGGGTCCAGCGACTCCCGCTCGGAGTCCGTCAGCAGGCCGTGCAGACCCCGCCCCTCGAGCCACTTCACGAGACCCTCGGCCACCCCCTCCGCCGAGTGACCGGCGAAGAGCCGGCAGATCGGCCCGTCGAAGTCCCAGAGGACGACCCTCGCGCGGGTGATCAACTCCCGCAGATCCTCGGCCCCGTTCCCCGTCCCGTTCCCCGTCTCGTTCCCTGTGTCGGCTGCCACCTGTTCAGTCTGCGTCGTATCAGAGGTCACTAGGAGAGTGTCAGGTCCGTCGTGATGGTTTCCCAGAGGGCGTCGAACCACTTCTGGGATTCCTCCACGAACGCGGCGTCGCGCTGACCGGCGGCCTTCTCGAAGGAGAAGAGGAGGGACTCGGTGCCCCGCACGTCGTACATGTCGAGGGTTCCGCTGTCGGTGGTCTCCTCCGTGCGCGCGACCATGTAGTACGCGATCAGCGCTTCCTGCCCGTTGAGGAGGTACAGCTTCACCGGCGGGGTGAACGGCAGCGCGCGGAAGGTGATGCTGACGTCCACGCCGTGCGAGCGCAGCGCGCGGAGGTTGTAACTCAGCACCTGGCCCTGCGCGTTGCGCATCGACAGCCAGCGATGGTGGACCGGATCCTCGTCGTCGCCGCGGCCCTCGACCGGGACCGGGAAGGCGAGACTGATGTCCCGGGACGGCAGCAGGATGCGGACGTCGATCTTCTGGGGCCGGATGCTGCCGGCGTGGATCAGCCGCA
The sequence above is a segment of the Streptomyces asoensis genome. Coding sequences within it:
- a CDS encoding HAD family hydrolase; the encoded protein is MAADTGNETGNGTGNGAEDLRELITRARVVLWDFDGPICRLFAGHSAEGVAEGLVKWLEGRGLHGLLTDSERESLDPHVVLRAVDRRHPGSDLVTELEERLTQEELKATATAMPTAWADPLIRTLVALKLRLAVTTNNSPRVATTYLDGRGLTSCFAPHIYGRTQELRHLKPHPHCLNRALRAMGSAPDTALMIGDTPSDFLAASEAGVPFLGYARNERKEKLLRGAGATTVVNSLETVLTAVRHV
- a CDS encoding winged helix-turn-helix domain-containing protein, with the protein product MVVTQENVAVNGSRLSPREIADVLRERIRVGDLRAGDRLPTQAELADEFGVERGAVRQALRALQDDGLLTNVSKGSPPRIAEPPAPDRGEPQPTMVGLAPRLTAAFGVPHVRIDAACLTAESLIPALGEPLRLIHAGSIRPQKIDVRILLPSRDISLAFPVPVEGRGDDEDPVHHRWLSMRNAQGQVLSYNLRALRSHGVDVSITFRALPFTPPVKLYLLNGQEALIAYYMVARTEETTDSGTLDMYDVRGTESLLFSFEKAAGQRDAAFVEESQKWFDALWETITTDLTLS